A genome region from Triticum aestivum cultivar Chinese Spring chromosome 2B, IWGSC CS RefSeq v2.1, whole genome shotgun sequence includes the following:
- the LOC123041655 gene encoding annexin-like protein RJ4 — protein sequence MATITVPQVVPSPVEDAEALMKAFQGWGTDEQAVIYILAHRDAAQRKLIRLAYEEKYNERLTDRLESELSGDLQTAMGYWVLDPAERQAVIANAATKCIDEEYPVIVEIACANSPAELLEVKRAYHAIYKRSLEENVAAGATGNLRDLLVALVSTYRYDGDEVDGGLARSEAKIIQADVKNGVTADHGELIRVLGTRSRAQLGATFNCFRDEHGTTVTKALLHGSDPTGYARVLRTAARCIADTDKYFAKVLRSAMHKSGTDEESLLRVVVMHAEKDLRGIKDEFHKRASVALEQAIAKETSGDFKTFIMALVGTSQ from the exons ATGGCCACGATCACAGTTCCTCAAGTTGTCCCTTCTCCGGTTGAAGATGCTGAGGCGCTCATGAAGGCCTTCCAAG GATGGGGCACTGACGAGCAGGCAGTGATCTACATACTAGCTCACCGGGACGCAGCGCAGAGGAAGCTGATCCGGCTGGCGTACGAAGAGAAATACAACGAGCGCCTCACCGACCGGCTCGAGTCAGAACTCTCCGGCGATCTTCAG ACGGCGATGGGCTACTGGGTGCTCGACCCCGCGGAGAGGCAGGCCGTGATCGCCAACGCCGCCACGAAATGCATCGACGAGGAGTACCCCGTGATCGTGGAGATCGCGTGCGCCAACTCGCCCGCCGAGCTCCTGGAAGTGAAGCGGGCCTACCACGCCATCTACAAGCGCTCGCTCGAGGAAAACGTCGCCGCTGGTGCCACGGGAAACCTCCGTGAT CTCTTGGTCGCTCTGGTGAGCACCTAcaggtacgacggcgacgaggtggaCGGCGGGCTAGCGAGATCGGAAGCGAAGATCATTCAAGCGGACGTGAAAAACGGCGTCACGGCGGATCACGGGGAGCTCATCAGGGTTCTGGGCACCAGGAGCAGAGCCCAGCTCGGCGCCACGTTCAACTGCTTCAGAGATGAGCACGGCACCACCGTCACCAAG GCCCTGCTGCATGGGTCCGATCCGACGGGCTACGCGCGCGTGCTGCGGACCGCGGCGAGGTGCATCGCCGACACAGACAAGTACTTCGCCAAGGTCCTGAGGAGCGCGATGCACAAGTCGGGGACCGACGAGGAGAGCCTGCTCCGGGTGGTGGTGATGCACGCGGAGAAGGACCTCAGGGGCATCAAAGACGAGTTCCACAAGAGGGCGTCGGTTGCCTTGGAGCAAGCCATCGCCAAGGAAACCTCCGGTGACTTCAAGACCTTCATCATGGCTCTTGTTGGGACTAGCCAATAA